The nucleotide window attttaaaaattgaacatacccgaggtgtccaactttgggaacccctggtcccgctcctggtgggctcatgaggtccaaattcaaaactcaaactcgactacacttcatctttgcgcatgtgaaatcggcgtaagggtttagaagttacagatttatatccatttttttttaatctcataccactgtgtgacgtttgttgtcaagacaaagttgtctgagcaaaagcactaacaattttgtcataacgaagcaataatactaataaatggagactaacctgataattttttatcttgaaaacgattttgacatttatcatgataaaaatttatcaggtatagactaGCTCCAATTTGACTtgagaaaaatatgtatatattgataactttgtttttattgttgccgCTATTATTTAGTTATGACATTTCAGCGTTAAAGCTAAGCGAAAAAACACATTACGCCTTACGCTCTGATTTAGGTAGGCCTGTTAAAAATGTAAAgcgttttttcataaaattgatatatttttcaaatttttgaaaactttgaatccgttttttcaatattttgattttgtggCTTATCGAGTTACTGCAATTAGAAATATATATAACAGTAAAAGTTTCAGACAtaaaccaaggcgaatttatacaaggtggagtcagccaaacagctgataaattttttttcgctttttggttctaacaattgtcaaagcttgttatacccttcattagaaattccgtttgtaatttctacattttttcatttccgaccctataaagtatatatattctggatccttatagatagcggagtctattaagacatgtccgtctgtctgttgaaataaattttctgaagaccccagatattttcgggatccaaatcttcaataattctgtcagacatgctttcgagaagtttgctatttaaaattagcgaaatcggtccacaaatggctgagatataaggaaaaaaccaggacaacctcgattttttaccaatttttgacctgtatctggattactatgtcattaatatagacaatatggatatctaatgatagatatttaaaagacctttgcaatgacgtatataaaaccatagtaagttggacctacaaaatcggaaaaaatatttttgaacccgattttttttttcaccaacatttttttcgctaaatactaaaaaaaaatttcaaaattaaattttttttttaaaaatttaaaaaaacagttcaaaaaaatttgttttccaaaaaatttaaaaaaaatacaaaattattagttttttgtcatttgttaagaccaattgttgttattgtagaactgccaccaccttgtatgaattcgccttgacataaacctagtttttaaaatttcatcgcTTAATCgatcaatttatttatatgtgaaaaattggttaacatTTTAAATCTGAACTTCATTAAGAACTCTTTAATCAATGTAGCTCATAAATAGTTCGTTTAATACCATTTATAAACATGAATTCTTTTAATATCGAGAGTAAAAGTGTTGTTTCTTTtcgttgtgttttttgttttgttgtatttttatgcttaatttatttagtcaaacatgtttatctttaaaatttttatttgttttaaaatacacCCGTTTATCAACCTATTTAAAATTATGccggttttttcgatttcaAGGACATTCAGCTCTCTGTTGTTGAGGCGATTACAATTGCAACATATTGGTGTTGCTGCTGCGACGATTGTCGATGTTTTTctgtgttaaaaatataataaattattaaaagcgttaacatgcatacatatgtatttatatatgtatctatgtgTTTTTTATGCACTTTTCTGAATTCCGAGTAGAGtcgttataaaaaacaaatactttAAAGTTCGCATGCGTTTAACttgatttgaaaacaaaaaaactggagAAATAACAGTGTTTAACAAAAGTTTAcagtttttaaaaggaatttgttaaataatttatatgtatatgaattacAATCTATTAGTTGTATTACTCCATACCAACAGTATTAACAAAACATTTCCTGGAATGATTAAccgcaaaaattattaaaaagttacGTTCTATTTGCgtcaaatataaaacaagttatTGACATTATTCAAGAGAATATAATGGattcttttcataaaaataacttgTAAGAAATTGATTTagtaacagtttttatttttacaaaattactttCTTAAGCATGTTATGACATATTTATTATGAACATTggctaaacaaataaaaatatcgaATAGTACAGAATAGACTAGTGACGCAACTCAACAGTCATAAAAATAACTATAGTTTGGTTCAtatcaatacaaaaatatatgtgtGAACAATGTTTTATCTTCAACTTTAAAGAAAGACTAAGATGAACtagtgatttttaaaataataatatatataattgaaaaatttaatttattatacccttcaccttcctgagaagggtatatataagtttgtcattccgtttgttgtttccacaatataattttccgaccctataaagtatatatattctggatccttatagatagcggagacgattaagtcatgtccatctgtttgtccgtctgtctgtctccagatatcttcgggatccaaatcaacaataattatgtcagacatgctttcgagaagtttcctatttaaaatcagcaaaatcggtccacaaatcgctgtgatatgaggaaaaaaccaggacaacctcaattttttacctatttttttacctatgtatatctggattactaagtcattaatatagaaaatatggatatctaatgatagatatttcaaagacctttgcaatgacatatgtatataagaccatagtaagttggagctGTCAAgcggtcaaaatcggaaaaaaaaaattttacccgaatttttttattcatcaaaaatttttttgagttgaatattaaaaaaatttaaaaaaaaaatttatttaaaaattataaaaaaaattttaaaaaaacatttcgaaaaaaaaatttcgaaactaattttaaattaacattgaaaaaaataattttgtttacctatatatatttcaaatttttattttgaagtataatttcgttatacacaagattttctatagaaaatactgttatacacacgattttgtatagaaaatgatGTAATACTGAAGATttactaaagaaaatacttttatacacaagattttctataggaactattgttatacacaagatttttttaCTGCACTATAGGAATACTTTTATACTGAAGATTGATCtaggaaaatactgttatacacacgattttatacagaaaatgctgttatactggcgattttctataggaaatactgttatactgaatatttactatataaaatactgttatacacaagattttctaaagaaaatactgttattcaaaggattttctatagaaactattatttctattgaaaatactgttatacacaaaattttcgattgaaaatactattatacacaagattttgtatagaaaatactgttttactAAAGCTGTTCTTTATAAAagatattcttaataaaaatacactattatactgttatacacatgagttttctatataaaatagctataacagaaaaatattctgacagccatatgcataaacatttacaaacggtttataaaccaattataggaaaattttcataaagttgtattcataaacgattaatagcttaaaatacctttgataaacaattgttaaatgtaaaaattttatagtagattcgaccctactttaaacctactttaaggaattctttttgctttttatcttaaaaaagaggattttaaagataaatttggaataatagatgatactattgcaattgctaaacacaatttccactccgctggcgattaagttccattttaatagtatatgattttgtttgatattcctccggcagtgaactatatgaggttcacaagtgagtttgattggcatttttgtcatttacttttaacctgcaacgccatatagtaataaaatgtgtaaacattgtggaagaaggtccactgaatctaatatacccacttcggaattaaaactatgtgtttccacatagaaattgATTTCTGTCTACACTAATCAGAGCACAAATGTGTCAAATTaccctaaaatatataaattggagtcagctaAGTGGTCAGACATTAATGACAATTACTTGAATACTTGTAAAGTTGCTGGGAACgtaaattttgaaacatttttcgaATTAACAGTTTATTAAATACAACCTATAGTTTAAGTAATGAATAATATTAAGAAACATATcgattaaattacaaaattgtcCTTTCCATatgccaaaaaatattgaattaatcATTATTAATCCCCTTCACCATCCGCTTGATTAGCTTCATCTTCCTCTTTTCGAAGCAGACTCAATTCCGATGGCGGCAATGATCCCACATCGGTATTTTGCAAAAGATCAGCAAATGTTTCTAAACCCCAATCGCAATCACCAATTAAATTCTCCTCGGCCATAGTTTCATACCAATACCAACGTTCTGTATTGCCACCCAATGATTTATTGAGATGTTTGCGTCGTTGTTGGCCACGATGTAAGAATTCTGCATAATCGATATTATCGAAACTATCAAATCCATTAAGGATGTCATTAGCTTCGCTTTCAATTAATTGATAGGTTTCCACAGACTGCATAATGCTCTCCACCGATGATTGTATCATGTCGTTGCGTTGTAAATCTGGTATCTCTTGTGGGTAAATACGCGAACGTACTGCGGCCACTTCGTCGCCCACACGTTTGAGAACTTCTGCTAGGGATACTTTTTTGGCCAATTCATAGGCTAGACGTTCTTTTTCCAAGGCAGTTTGTTCATTCAATTGTTTTTCATTAACTCGTTTGCGTGACATCAAAATACCCAGGAGACGATTGAGATTTAATTCGTACCATTGTTTTTTCATGCGCTCCGTGTATGTCGTATGAGCGGCTGGCTCAGCAGCTCTTAAATAGATTAGAGACATTTTctaattaatatatgtatgtatgtatgtatatttaaacatttaattaaaaattttaatactttttggcATCTTCTTCCTCTTTGGCTTTACGATTGGCCATTAGTAAAGCCTCCTTTTCCATGCGTTCCATTTCTTTATGGGTATCACGTTCTGCTTGTAGTTTTGCTTCTATGAAATCTTTATTCTTTTCATagtatttttgttcaaaagctTGTATGTCTTTTTTGCGAgattcttcttttaaaatgtattgtttCATGTCCTCTACTTCTTGGTCCATAGCCTGATAAAGACTTTTGGGTAATTTTACCATACGCAAACTACTATTGTAGTCGCCAATACCCAATAACTTTTCCGGCTCCGAAGGTTTGTGTTCGCAAATGTTGGTAACTATACCACCACCCAAAGTATCATTTAAACAGGCATCATCGTCCCGAGCTAAAATTATGGctgattaaaattatattaaaacaaatttatttaactctCCTCTTACACAATATATCCCAAGCCTCAAGACTGCCATCAATACGCGTGAGAAAGAATACCGATGGTCTTGATTCACTCCATGCTACTGCGGTCAAATCACACTGACGTTTACGCCAAAATATCGGAGAATAATTGTAGTCCTCTTTCCACACAGCAAACACGGTACGACCAATCGATACAAAAAGCCAAGGAAAAAATGGATTTCTTTTCATAGATATGACCGGCCCATCATGAACACGAGCAAAATTTAACGAAGTAGTAACAACTTCACGACCATCAGCATCGGCGTAGAGACCCGACCATGTTAAACGTTCTATGCGGCCATAAAATGAAGCTGTTATACACGATTGCCTCACTTCAGGTACATCAATTTCCACCGATTCTATGGCATAATTATACTGATTTTTGGCGGTTTTTGCTTCTCTATCTTTTATATGACATTTAAATACTGGAGTATCGGCTATTACCGCAGTTATTGGCTCATTAAAGACCACTGTAAAGATCGGCATCAAAACTTTGCCCTTATACGAAGATTCACTCTGTGTCAGTGCCTTTGGCAGATCACGCCGTAAGCCGCTGCTTACTTTTTTACCCGCCTGAGCATCTAAATTCCAAAATGCTATAGTACCATCCAACGATGTGGTTATAAAATAACGATATTTTGTTAATTCACTAGCATCGGTGTAAACTTTGCCAAACGAGTTAATAAAGCAATGACTGCTAAGCCAATGTATAGATGTTATGGTGCCCTTTTGAGAATTCTCCAAACTTGACACCGTAGCCGGTGCTACTAATATATCCTCGTTGATTTGTACAGTCCACTTAAGGAATTCATTCATTAGCACACGATAGCGATTTTGAGAGGACGACAACATTTCTTCGTTGTCTAGTTTTTCGGCACGATTTTGTAAATCCCACAAGATAATTTGACCATTAGTAGCACCGCCCAACAGCACATTGGGCTCATATGGACAAAAGGATAATGTTATTACCTCTAAGGGGGATTCAAATTCCAGTTTATAATTCAGATTATCACTAAAGCTCCACATTAATATGGGTTTCGGTTCCAAGACGGTTCGTTGTATCACATCATATTGGCTGTTAACTGCTCTGAAACAATTGATGGCGATTAAAAAgacaatttcaataatttattgttGAGGGTTTCACTGGCATTACCCGATTCTATGGTGGCCGCTGTACTAAATATATAAGAGGTTACAATAAGTCCAGCCAGAGCGGGATACCAATCGTAACCGCTTACATATCTTTGTTGACTTTTAGCAATGTTGGCAAAACACAAGGTCTCTTCCAGACACGGTGAGGTATAGTGCATGACGCATTTATCCGATATATAGGGATAGTCATTACTGAAAGTAGAATATGAAGTACATATTAGCTAAAATGTTTGGTGAGTGAGGTTGATTtgagtaataaatatttaaattataggaaatcctatatattttaaaattttattcccccgaaattaaaagtgttaaagGTCAGTGCAAATTTGTAAAATCTTGTGTGCTCTACAATTGTTATATTAGTTTATAATTCTGAATCTCTTACCGATACATATCTATTTGATTAAACTCCAAGGTCTTCAGCAATAACTTAACACTATCTGAAACTTCTGGAGGTGGTTTGGATTCTTTTGGAGGCTCTGGTGTTGCAGGTTTACTTACAGTCTTTTCTTTAGGTTCCTCTTCCTCAGATTCCTCATCCAGACCGTCATCTTTATAAGAAAcattgcaaatatttaaaagcgTAATTATAGTAATAGAAGCAACTTCACCCACCATCTTCATTTATCTCATACAGATACTGAGCCCAAGCATTTGTGGGAAATGTTGGATCGGTTTGTTGTTCTATATCGATGCGTGGAAATGATGATTGTATGCCCACTGTGATGCGACGACGAGAAACATTTTCAAAGCGAGCATTTTCCGAAGGTATCAATTCGACATAACCATCTCTAACGTCTTTCGTCAAACGAAATGCAAATTCTTTGTCAGCTGGTATGGTCAAGGGATAGACACTTTGTATTTCAACATCCACTGGCTCGTGATAACGCTGAGCAATGGTTAAATTCACCTCGTCTTCACTGCCCAGCGAAATCCATTTACGCGGTTGTCTCAACAAACGTTTGTTAATAATTAAACGTTCAAATGTCTCCAGATTGCGTATTATGGCCAGAGCCAATTTTGCATCGGCCGGATTTACATATAAAACAAAAGGATCTCCCGAAGGTGTTTCTTCCATGTCTTGTGTAATTAATGGCACATATCCCACCAGAATATGACTGTCCAGATCATATCCCTGAAAAGCATTGTGCAACAATTGGCCATTTGACAGGTCATCAAAGAGATTGTCGCGTAAATTTCTATAGGGAATTTGTTTCCAGGGAAATTCTTGTGTAACATTAACACCCACTACTAGATTAAGAAGTTTTTGATTTGAATCTTTGATCATCATCTCCTGGCAACTGGGTAAAGTTAACAAGGCCTCCCAAGCTAGATTGCTATCAAAGGAAGTTTCCGTCAGTTCATATTCATTTTCCGGCGGCGTCCACTGTAAAACTTTACGATTTGTTCGCATGAATCTTTATTCAAAGAAAGATTCTGTTAgttacaaatatttagtttttaatgaattttaagacATTTATACTTAGTTCTTTCATCTTCCACTGGTTCTGGTGGCTCCTCCTCGgtgtttgtaataatatctgCCATATTGATtaattattcaattattttctttgattttttttataaatatgtgttttgtattaatttgtttattttcactATTTACAACTGGCTTTTTTGATagattataataaacaaattaaatcacCTTGCCAACATAGATAAATTATTATAGGCATTCATTCATATTTCCGTTTCCTTTCTACTATTCCCTGTGCTTCTTCTAATTGCTCAAAAATAGACCCaatattatttgtaattatttattttgtttattaaatgtacgattcttaattttaaagaatttttaatatttgaaatataaaaaatttgcgaTGAGATGAGTGTTTGAGAAAATGAAATTGTAAAGAAttcaaagtttaaaaataaaaaaagtttttcaaccATTTATTTTCTAGTTGACTAGAGATCTATATGAGGTGATTTATAAGctcatatacagtgagcctcagaagtgagtatgcaccaaaaattatttgattttttttaagataatgaaaatcctaaaatttattcatcgattaaaattttaatgtttaggtttgttggagatggagttgaataatagattcggttgtgaaaaaaaaaagatttaagtcggactataatgtttttcatgatcctaaaaaaatcaaaaaattcgcgggtgtttactcacttttgatgcTCACTGTATCTATATGAGCTCAAAAAAGAAAGAGCCATCCGCGCTTCAAACCTATTCAACTACTCCTTTTCTCTTCTTCATCTGTTTTACAGTAGCGGCCAACCAACATTAATAAATTCCGTTATTACATAGTGTGGCAATTTCTTCGTtcgttatttatatattattcaaaaatttaaaaaagaattcgagaattttaaatttttttacggTTCCACTGTTGGTGTAGCAACGGTCATCCATCATTAATGGCCGTTATTAAATAGTGTGCCAAATTCTTcgtaaaaaatcgccaaaaatataaattgtcaaAGCGTTTTTGAGGTAGTTCTGTATTGAAAGCCTTCGGCCGGCCGAACGGACTTTAAACTCTGAGGTGTATCGAAAACCGGATTtgttaaaatcactttttctgtgTATCAAAATTTCTGAAGTATGTACtgtaatataaattcaaaaaagaattattggttcataatgttaataaacaatacaatattcacccttatcgtggttggcgtaaacgtcatacctacgacagtttcgtactagattaaagataaaatggaAACTGGTTCTttacgtttacgccaaccacgataagtgtgattataaataatatgaaaggtattttgaagcactattcaattatACCCATAATGATCAgatcattttcaaaatacatatacatattagaaatttactattatatctattgattttaaatttctataactcctaaactaagAAATAGAGGGCAAATatgttaacgttttttttttctaaaaaaaatcaaacggagaaaaaaaataatattattttcttttattataaatcgctacaattttcaatagaaataaatttagatattttccagCGATTTTTGACAGTGGATTCTGAAGCAAAAAATTACCATCACTGATCAGAGATGTCAtcaatgttaataaaaagagACAGCTATATTGAACACAATAAGAGACAACtataattttaatgattaattGTAAAACTCGCAAAAAGTTAGGAAGATTTGTCGTTTGTGCtccaataaaaatatgttaatttaagTACTTAAAACCTCggaaaaatttctaattttataataaaaagttaaaaaaggtATATACCAAGCccaactataaaaatatattaatttaacaaaatattctacaagaaaatatgaattttcttTGTGTGAAAAAAACTGCATACATTATCGAAAGGTGCAGCACATCGCAGCAGCAGCGAAGTCATCGCTAATGTTGTTCAAAAAGTTTCACACAGacttgtaaattttaaatgggATTGAAGCTAGATTTACAGCCTCCTGGCCCTTTGTTATAGGGGGTTGTTAATCTTATGGGAAATTACATATTATTGAGATTAAAGGTTTGAAGAAACATTTGAAAGGTTCGCTGCAACtgcaacacacacacaaacagcTGTCAACAGCGACACAATCCAAAATGAACTGAAGTTATtgattatttttcttcttcataccagttaaaaaaataatgatgtgattaaaagttttaaaagaaaaagtttttaatccttaataaattataagaaattcttacgaatttaaaaaataagaaaattaatgttagttcttgtgacaagttattaaaaacgatgagaaaatatgttaacAAAAGTGTTTTTATTATTGGTGACATCATCATTAAAGCCTAAATTGACGCATTTTTTTAACTGATTTAAGTTACACCTTAGATTTGTTAAGAACAGTTTGTTAGTCAAGTTTTTTAAGTTAATATTTGGAAAAGATGATAAAATTATAGtgaaataaatagtaaaattaggaaaactgttattttgttaattttacttgtttaaactaaagtcaaaaatataaacaataaaaattattcgacctcaaacatttttatatcatttaaaaGTTCTTGAattatgataaatatattttttatattccgAATAAAAAAATAGGGCGTACAAGTTATTAACTCCGAATTTTGAAACAGTTTTTTGGTAGAATCAAACTTTTTTCCGTttcattttaaagcaaaatttttttttagattttttgttttaaaaaatgtttattatggaATCGTATATTCAACATTTTAACGAAGAAACACTTAATTTaccttttcaattattttatttcagatTACGAAATCAACTTAACTTTCCCATAAAAATCTGCAAAAACCAATTCTAATTTCATTACCACCAATTGTCACAAAACACAAACagccaaacaattttaaacaaaatggaTCGTAAAGCAGAATTAGAACGCAAAAAGGCACGCTTGGCAGCTTTGCGCGAGGAGAAGGACAGACGTCGCCGTGAAAAAGAAATGAAAGATATGGAAGAAATATCTGTGAGAGCTGACAAAGATCAACGgaagtaaattaaaatataaaaaaaaatcatgaaatccCAAAAAACTCAATACgattcaattattattttccaGAGATTTAGATGAAATGCTTTCATCATTGGGTGTTGCACCCGTTTCAGAAGTTCTAACCTCTTTGTCCTCGGTTAATTCATTAAACTCGGATAATTCAAATACTCAAACACCCGATGTTAGTTtgcaaacaaatatgaatgGACCCAGGTATAtttgagtttatttttaattatacacAACATAACTtaataacaaatacaaaattttatttattttagtgctatcaaaaaacctttaaatttGAGTGTTTACAATGTTCAATCTACTAACATTCCACCAAAAGAAACTCTTACGTATTCAAAACAAACCCAAACCCAAAGTAGTGGCGGTCATGAACGTGATGGTAcgtattttatatgtttacttGTGTTTTTACAGTTTCGTTATTAGATTTATGTATTTAACAAGTTCCCTTTTTAAAGTATACATACTAACTTTTCTGTCATTTGGAATGTCTTTTATTTGTCCTGATTATGTAATGctgtttattaatatttgtcatattatttcatattcattttcatgaatacatatatacatatttagttgAAAATTATGTGTATAATATGTAAAACTTTGACACACAACTATATCACATTGGCTAGTATAGATTTTATTTGGcaaataagaaaataacaaataatttcttGGTGTCTATTATGTAGTATATCCCAATTGGACGTTTGCCTTTTTTCTAAATATCATACGATATTTAAAAGGCAGGTTATACCATAATTGTATTCGATGTCGACAAATTTGTATGCATACATACATCgtaattgcaaaatattttct belongs to Calliphora vicina chromosome 4, idCalVici1.1, whole genome shotgun sequence and includes:
- the mmm gene encoding dynein axonemal intermediate chain 3, which translates into the protein MADIITNTEEEPPEPVEDERTKFMRTNRKVLQWTPPENEYELTETSFDSNLAWEALLTLPSCQEMMIKDSNQKLLNLVVGVNVTQEFPWKQIPYRNLRDNLFDDLSNGQLLHNAFQGYDLDSHILVGYVPLITQDMEETPSGDPFVLYVNPADAKLALAIIRNLETFERLIINKRLLRQPRKWISLGSEDEVNLTIAQRYHEPVDVEIQSVYPLTIPADKEFAFRLTKDVRDGYVELIPSENARFENVSRRRITVGIQSSFPRIDIEQQTDPTFPTNAWAQYLYEINEDDDGLDEESEEEEPKEKTVSKPATPEPPKESKPPPEVSDSVKLLLKTLEFNQIDMYRNDYPYISDKCVMHYTSPCLEETLCFANIAKSQQRYVSGYDWYPALAGLIVTSYIFSTAATIESAVNSQYDVIQRTVLEPKPILMWSFSDNLNYKLEFESPLEVITLSFCPYEPNVLLGGATNGQIILWDLQNRAEKLDNEEMLSSSQNRYRVLMNEFLKWTVQINEDILVAPATVSSLENSQKGTITSIHWLSSHCFINSFGKVYTDASELTKYRYFITTSLDGTIAFWNLDAQAGKKVSSGLRRDLPKALTQSESSYKGKVLMPIFTVVFNEPITAVIADTPVFKCHIKDREAKTAKNQYNYAIESVEIDVPEVRQSCITASFYGRIERLTWSGLYADADGREVVTTSLNFARVHDGPVISMKRNPFFPWLFVSIGRTVFAVWKEDYNYSPIFWRKRQCDLTAVAWSESRPSVFFLTRIDGSLEAWDILSRDDDACLNDTLGGGIVTNICEHKPSEPEKLLGIGDYNSSLRMVKLPKSLYQAMDQEVEDMKQYILKEESRKKDIQAFEQKYYEKNKDFIEAKLQAERDTHKEMERMEKEALLMANRKAKEEEDAKKAAEPAAHTTYTERMKKQWYELNLNRLLGILMSRKRVNEKQLNEQTALEKERLAYELAKKVSLAEVLKRVGDEVAAVRSRIYPQEIPDLQRNDMIQSSVESIMQSVETYQLIESEANDILNGFDSFDNIDYAEFLHRGQQRRKHLNKSLGGNTERWYWYETMAEENLIGDCDWGLETFADLLQNTDVGSLPPSELSLLRKEEDEANQADGEGD